GTCCCTCCCTAAATTAAATATGATTTTGGTGTTTTCCATCATAACTTTCTTTGGCACTTCTTGACAGCCCTCATCGTCCTCCAAGCCTTGTTTCCCTGAGTGCACTGCTAGTTTAAACGGCTTCTTCTTCCCAACTTCTCTCCGGCTTGTAGatatttctatatatatatatattaagtcCTTATCGTCTTTATCCGCCACTCCGCCACTACTGCTAGCCATTCTGAGCCGTAATGCACGATAtcaaaagattctgattcttaTCTTTCGTCTGATTCCGTCTTCAGAATCCTTCGAGAATATGTGGACTGGGAGCAGGGTTGCAGAGGGATTTTTTGCTTCCTAGGACGGCAGCCTGGAGCTCATGAATAATAATGAGAACATAATGAGGTGGGTTCATGCTCTGACTGATGCCGACATGTAGAATAATGTTAGCAGATGTttctacaaataaaaataaaatacatgaaatgaaaagaatgtTTCAAGTTAAACTAATCTTAATAGTCGACTGTTTAAGTGCGGATCACAGGCCACTGAGCAGTGCGTTTCCTTCTTGGTGATGCTCTGCAGGGGTTTACAGCAGCTGTGCTCGCATCTTAGCATCATGCACTCATCAGTTTTGCATCAGCTTCATTTGAGCAGTGGAGGATTGACTTGTTGTGTACAGCATCAGAACGATCCAAAAGTAACAGGCTCCTCATCtctcaccaccaaccaccaaGACCCTAAACAAAATCACCATCATGACAACAAAGCCTCTCGATGATCCAAAGTTCAGCAGCACGTCTCAGTTGTCCACCTGTGACAACGATGCCCACGTCAGATGGTTTCTTATGTCTTCAAGTAGAAAGTTTTGTAGTATTTTCCTTTGATAACTTTTAAAACAGTGTACATGATGATTCGTCTTAGAGCTGCTACTAATCGTTATTGCCGATATCAAAAAAGGAGTGTGTTTTACATGTACAGAATCCTGCTTCCTGCATATACTTACAGTAACTCTCTTCATTTAGCTCTGAACAGTTCTGCCAGAACCACCGGTCTAAAGTTCTCCTGGATGTTGTGCAGGTTGAAACTACAGCTGCGGGAAGTTGGTTTCAGGTAGTTTTAACCAGCTGTCATTGTGAGAGAGGCAGGATGAAGCTCAAGATGCAATATTAATTGATCCCTTACAGAGGAGTATTACTTCTAAATAGTACCTAAACATTCTGTAGGTAAATAAAGAATTTACAAGCAGGTTTTGCAAGCAGCATCAGGTAGAACATGTTTAAAGTCTGAACCACCAGACAATAGTTTAAAATGACTCTGAAGACTGAAGGTGTTTAAAAAAAGGTCTcagatttatttagtttatttattttacatttattttaaagttgTACACAAACAGTAGCAAATGTACACACAAAGAAGTTAAGAAAAACGAGAAAAAGAAATGTACAACAGGAGCAGAGTCCTTTGGCACTTACTGTTGAGTCAGGAGGAGAAACAAGAGCTGATGGATAGATCAATAAATGATGTTCACACTGAACATGGGCAGAAATTAAAACTTGTTGAAACACTCAGTGAGACTGCTTGTAGCTGGTTCCTGCAGCTGGGTTCATTTGAAGGCATCCCCCAAACAGGCAAAACTGAGCATCTTCTATTAGCTGGATGTTTTCCTGTGGACCTCTGACGGCCAAGGTCACAGAGGAAAAGATGATCGgaacaaacaatgaaaaaaagatACTGCTGGTGCTTATAAACATAAACTGAACACCGAGTTGTCTTTAACTAAACTAGGTTTCAGGTATGAAGCTGCTGATGATTATACTGAGAAATATGGACTTTAAAATAAGAACGATACTGTAAGACTGCAGCAGGATCTTCACACGCTGAAGTGACAACAGGCTGACTGGAATGAACAAGTCCACAAGGTCAGTGGTGACGTAAAAACTATCTTTACTTTTGAGAACAAGTGTCTTTaaactgcagagagaaaaaccTGAGCAGTAAAATGTATTTGCTTGTGTGAAAGCATGAATGTTCTTGTTAATGGATGTGATGGAGCCACTCTGGATTTCTCTGTTTGCTGAAACTTTCTCTGCCGCTAATGTGACGCTCGCTCCAAGTTAATTAAATCAACCGTCGGTGCAGAATcatctctttgtgtctctctgctgAGCAGTGGGAGGACGAACATAAACCAGAGACGTTGGCAGCGACATTTGAAGACATCCACTAACCAGGAGGCACAAGCTTCTTATTAACATCACATTCACCTTGTTAATGTAATTCTGCACTAAACAAAGACAGTGATTCTTGTCCCAGAGTATTTACAATGGGTCTGAACATGAAAATGTCAGTACTAACAAGACCAGCAATCACATCATTAAACATGTTCTACGTTCATCTGTGCAACTGACGGTTGTTTTAAGACCAACTGCGTCCTCCAGCAAAACCCCAGCATCCAACGGCCACCAGTTCACAACCACATACCAAAGGAAATCAACCTTCACAGGCAGCCACTGGTTTCTGCTTATGTGTGTTATCCATCACAGTGAACAGTTTTTGTGCAGCGCTCTCTGGTGGACGAGCGACGGCACAGATTCTGACCTGGAACTTGTAATTCTTCTGGTAAACCGATGCATTAGACGATTCAcaagtttgtgtgcctgaatttGTATTGTACAGAAATGTGTAGACCCACGCAGCATTAAAACGGCCACTAATGTAAACATGGTATGATTTATACAAAGACACTGATGAGTTGATCCATTTCCTTTAAAAACTACACATTCATCAGAAACACCAGCTCACAGCTGCCAGCAGGAGAGAGGCTGAGGTGAGGTTCACTTGTACTGGCTTTGTGTGCAGGGCACCAGACGTATTAATGTCTGTGCATggtttaaaaactgaaaataaaaaataaaaaaggtgataatgcaaaaaaaaaaccttttgcCACAGGTTAAAGAATCCCTGTAATCAATGTTCAGAATGTGATAAACTAGAAAGATTAGCAGCATTTTATGTCCAACACAGTCTGTGTCATCTCCATGTGCTCTGTGGGACTGTGCATGTTGAACCCACACACCCCAGACAAAAGCCTGCACGTCTACTCCCACCTGTAGAGCTTCAGCATCTTCTCAGTCAGTGAAGCCAGGTAGTGCTCACCGTTCAGTGAGAACGGGCTAATGTCCAACACCGGCAGGTCGGCAGGGAGCTTCTGCAAGAAGGAGCCGCTGCCTGCATCCCACACCTGAGGAAGAtgggaaagaggaggaagagatgggGATTAAAATGACTTTCtaacttaataaaaaaaaaactctacatttatttattttagatttaaAGACTAAATatgaacataaaaataataaatatattagtACACACCATGGTAGAGTTGGTGGCCTCGTCCCCAGCACAGACCAGCGTCCCTCTTCCATCTGGGCTCCTGAAGACAGCGTTCTTTGTGAGCAGTTTGCAGGATGAGCCGGCGCTGAACGTCTGCACgggagagcaggagcagctgggcGTCTGACTGGAGTCCTGCTGAGGCGCTCGGTTCAGAGCCATCAGGACACAACGCAGAAACGGGTTGGAGCGCCCTGAAGAGACACAAGTCACCACCTTACAATTAGACTTTATACAGATTAGTCAATAAACctggaaataaacaaatgattttGAGAAATTGTTTCAAGTCAAATGTTAGTCACCAGGATCCTTCTCGCACTGACAACAACCTACACATGACACTAAGTGAAGTGTTTAATCTGTTGCTCCAGGCATTTAAATCTCATGGTAAGAAGAATCTTTATGTAACAACAGACTGTCAGGTTCAACTGGCTGTGACTCTGTGGCACATTGTCCCTTCTGGCATCCTAGATTTTACTAAAATCTGTGAAGCAGACTTCTGGCCCTAGAGCATTGATAACACCTGTGTTTATGCTCGTCCTCCCTCAACTACATGTTTATGAATCTGAGGCGTTTTCTGTGACAGATGTCACAACGATCTGTTCCAGAGAAGTCTGTTGTTCTAATATACTGGCCACTGGTATAATACTGGTCTTCGGAACCCGTCAGCCCAGCTTTACCTGTGGGGGATCTTACCTGGTCGATATGTGACCAGACAGTGTCGACTCTCCGTCTCCACCTGGATGTCTGTACAGCCGGACGCCTCCAGGGGCAGCACATGCGGTCGGTACGTGGTCTCACTGACTTGCTCCCAGAAACACCCGCCTTCCAGAGAACCGGCTATCAGCCCGCCACAGGGAAACGAGCTGGACGCCGCCCGGGGAACGTAGCACAGAGACGCCACTGGACACCTGGAAACATGGTTCCATGTGACAGTCTGAACAGCTCAAATGTTTCTCCTCAGCAGGGGCAGGATGTAAGTGTTGTGTACCTAGAGCGAAGTGGCTGCAGCTCTTGGACGTGTGTGCTGGTGTCTCTGGTGTCGTAGACGAGCACAGAGCCGTTGCTCAGACCAGCGTAGACGTAGTTATGGTTATCcaagcaccagcagcagctccacactgGTTTACCTGTGTTATAGGTCTGAACCACGGTGTTGGTCAGCagactgcaacacacacacacacacacacacacacacacacacacacacacacacacacacacacacacacacacacacacacacacacacacacacacacacacacacacacacacacacacacacacacacacacacacacacacacacacacacacacacacacacacacacacacacacacacagtcactccAGCTGTCCCTATGACATCCATATGCATTTAACGCTATGATGTCAGCATCAACCTCGTCAGTTTGATGGTGTTGTCCAGcgcagcagacaggagcaggcTGTCGTTTTGTCGATTGAAGGACAGACCTCTGATCTGTTtgctgtggatgggaacatacTGACTCGCCTTCATTGTCGCCACACTCACCTTCTTCACCCCACAACCTAAGAAAAGAACAATGATATAACCTAAACAACCTGCTAGTCCCTGTGGTTGAAGCACATCACTAGCCTGAAGGTGGCGCTTTTGAATAAAGACACAGGATATATTATTGTTGTGACTCACCAGGCACCAGTGTGGAGTGAGGGGAAGGCTGTGAGGCCAGCAGGCAACTCAACGTTTCACAGTACGACAAcaccctgcagcctccagcctgAGACACCAGAACTGCCTTAAAGAAGCTGTATTGGCCCGTCCCAGAGCCGTCAGCTCTCTgagagagactgaggaggaTGGGGTTGGAcccagaggaagaggtggaggaggatgaagaaggggCAGCTGAGCTTCTACCAGTCTGGGCCATCAGTGATCTCAGCTCCTGAAAACCAGGGGAGCAGGATTTAACTAAATTCAAATATAGTATATGATATATTCAGTTTATTGTATTCTAAATGCAATTGCAGTTTAACTAAATATAACAAATTCACAAAGTAATTACATAATCTAGCAGGATCAGGATTTCATAAAGGATATTTATAATTCAAATCATTAACTGaccaaattacaaaaaaatagTCAATTccaattaaaacaatcatactCAGAGCAATGTATAAAATCATGACTGTAGGGAAACTGGAGTACGTTGTAAACAAATGACACCGATACCTGAAGCTCCTGCTGCACTTGTCCGTATTTGTTGGTAACAACCTGCAGTTTGAGTTTGTACTCCGCCGACTCCAGTTCAGCCTTTCTCCTCAGAGACTGTTCCTGCTCCAGAGACctgtacagacagacacagatatGAAGGTTTTTTTACACGCTGCTCGCAAACTGTATGAATATAAAAAGGGCAGATTTACATCGCCTGTTGTTCCAGTTTTAACTGGGATAGATCTTGTTTAAACTCATTAGCTGAACCTCTACGCAATGAGTACATTGGCAGCAAAAGTGAAAAAGCAACACGCACTTCTTTAAGATCTCTTGCTCAGAGTTGTCCAGCGCGCGCAGCTTTGGAGCGTAAAGCATCACAATGTCAGAACGCTTCGCTTTCTTATTGCACTGCAGAGAAAGCACAAGAACTGAATCAATTAAAATCCCTCTATATAACTTATGTGTTCATAatttaaatgtacaaatgtttatttgaacTTTACATTCGTGGAACCTATTAACAGACCTGTGGACATTTAGCGGCAGGGCCTTGAGCTTTCAGCCAACGCTGGATGCAGGTGAAGCCAAATAAATGTCCACAGcgcagagcagacagcctgtGTTCACCCGCCGTCGTCCAAGCCTCAAAGCAGATGGTGCAGGTGTCGCCTTCGCCCTCCTCGTTCTGAGATGACTGGATGGAGGCTGAGACTGCTGGACCTGGCTAAAGATCAAGATGGCAAGAATTAAAATCCTCCAGGGCTGCATCTACTGAAAccagtgtaaatgtgtgtggtgAGTGGAGTTAAAGGATGTTGGAGAGTCACCTGACTGTCCTGATTTTGAGCTTCTGTCCTCTCATTACTTGCAGCAGAACTGGAGCCTGAACATAAAGTGATTCACAATAAAGCATGAAACAAAAGCAGGACCTTCACACTGAGCCTCTTACTAGACAATAGCAACCTGTTTTCTTGACCCCAGAATGGTTATTTAAGGTATTTCATGTAATTTAGAAGAAACAACGATAAGCAACACACCTGTTGACCCAGCTTCATGTGGCTGCAGGTGATGACTGGAAACACTAGCAGGAGGACCAGGGACAACAGGCAACCCAGCTGCATGTGTGCCTCCATCATTCCTGTTCTCcactgcttcatcctcctcgtcGGATTCGCTGACCTCTGTGGTGCTGCCAGATTCTGGTTCAGCCACACTGGCAGCAGGCGCTCGGAGTAGGAAGTCTGGGAAACCTCTGGAGGGAGCTGCAGTCTGGCTGGGATAGTGCACCCTGAGGCCCTGCCTGGACAAGAACACGGCAGGGGATTTGAAAAAACTCATAATATAAACTCCAGCTACAAGCAAAGCAGTGTGAATTCTATATAGGAAACTCTCAGAGAAAATTACGtatgctaacacacacaaacataggATAGAATTAGAGATACTAtgtattacacacacaaacatcttatATACCGGTACCTTAATCTCCTCCGCATGGGTGCTTCTCGCGCGGTGGACTGTGTAGTTGCAGCACCACCCACCACCGCCCTCTGACTGAACGCCCATGTGGCAGGAAGCCTCGGAGGTGTCCGAGTTGCTCCCTGTCCATCTCTCCTGTTGTCAtcatcctcgtcttcatccaCCTCTGTGCTGCTACCAGAGTCTGATATGACGTGCACCGCGTTAGCGTCCTCACCacgacctgcagctgcaggactcaCCTCAGGCTGTCTGCTGCCTTCACCCAATATATCGAAAGGGGAGTCGACCTCCATGGCCTCCATCTGCAAAGCAGCACAGTGGCCATGTACCTAGGTTTAATTCTTCatctaaatataaacacaaatcgAATAATGGAGCAAAACATTATCTGCTGCaaaaccagctgctgaactAGTGCAGATCAACAGCTGGGAGCAAATCTAAGAGAGCATGACCCAGTAATACAGCACTGGAGTGGATCAAAGGATTATTAGTTGCACTTTCCGTTTACTGGTTAGTTTCTGCTGGGACTTTTAAACTTGCATTGCTTTCTTACAGTGATTGTTTGTGATTGGTTCAGATGATTGCAAAAACCTATAAGAAACCTATTAAAAGGTCATGATCATAGTCTTTAACTAACGTCTGTCGTACAATTGCTGCGAAAATAAACTGTCTTCAGGTTGCAACTACATAAAACCAACAGACAGGATCTGGTGAACGTAGTAAACAGCAGAGACAAACCTCTGTGAGTCATAAAGTCCTCAACCTGCATGTTGTGCTAACCAGCTGCCGCTATTATAGTTCAGCAGCATCAATGCTGGCCCTGATGTCAATAAGAAACATACAGATGCGTGTCACCGCTTCAGCTAATTGTGCCGTCTGCTACCGTGACTTAGTATTATGCTACAGCTAAGCTGTAAACAGCTCCCTGCGGAACCGAGCGGGTCGTCTCCCCGCTAAGTTCCGAACGAGAGGACGAGGTTATCAAAGGCAAAGGCGGTTAACGCTAACGTTTACTACAAataacacacatttattacaaatCACGCCAGGCAGACTCAACTCAAACCTAACCCCTAGTGACCACCGGGCGCCTGAGCTAAACGTTCGGTAGCATCTGTGAGGATGCGGCTTCCTGTAGTTGTCTTAACTTGCGCTTTTGCTGGGATCACTGCACAGACAGCTGCTCCTGGTTTAAACCGCGGTACTGTTTGATGCACGCGCTTCAGAAAAAGAGTTGTTCTGTTCGCCTCGCTAGCGCCGCTAGCCTACCAGCTAACGCTAGCTGACTCGGATGATGGCAGCGCGGCGACAAACACCTACCTCCGATCTGGGAGTGAAGGCTTAACAACCGCTCTGAGTGAACACACAGAGGAGTAACATGGCTCCAGTTTGAGGCCCTTGGCGTGTTGGAGTAATTACAGTTCGCAACGGGAGATCAGTTTAGCCAAGACAGCGGTCAGGGTTGGAAACTCAAAGCGCCAGTTTGCTCCGCCCGCCCACCCTGTCATGACGTCACCACCAAAGATCGTATGTAGAGGAGATGGAAACTCTCTCGACCATCGTCGAATTATCGATTATCTATGATAACAATAACCAGAGTTGCAAATTTCTTATTGAATACAAGTCCAGCGAGTTACTAATAGGTAGTATTGAGCTGAGACCATATGAATGTGTAGGTTTTATCCCACCGCTCCATATTATGAAAGTTTTCTCTTCTGTGTTTAGAACATTTCTTAGTATTGTGTCAGatgatttaatttctttttGACCGTTTCTTGAGCTTTGACAAAAAAGCGTGAATAAATTGTCTGTATAAGAACAAAACTAGAAAAGTGGAAATGCAAACGAAAGAGCAACAAATCTTATTTCAGGCCAACATGAATCAACAATTTTATTggataaaaaacatttattgatcCCAGACGTCTCGTTTGACACCATTATAGGTTTTGCTGTAGCACCATGTTGTATCTTTTCAGTTTCATGAGCTTCATGACTAGTTTTTAAATCTGTAAAATCCCCAAAGCAATACTTAGGTCAGTTTAGTGGTTTCTATTTgctgtaatatttttttttttgacatcaGCTTCACATCCAAGCTTTTTTAAGCGACCCTGACAAAGGAACAGGGGGTCAAAGAAGTCTACTGCTCCTCCAACTGTGCCACCACACTGCGCAGTTTATCCACCAGCACTGCAGAAGAGAAACATAGTTTTTATTCAGACCTAGGGTTTAATCTACAGCACGTTACACGAGTTGACAACATTATTTATCATGATTTACCTCCAGCTGAAGGTCTCTGGAAGCTGTCGAAGGCCCTGCAGGCATCGATCAACTCTCTAAGTGAGGCAGGACAGTCATCGGGAAGTGGCTCCTGAAATTTCTCTACGTACACTTTCTCATAGATTTGCTGCCTAGAACAATCTGGGGAAAGACCAAgaaaaaatcataaaaaaggtaaaactaaGTATTTTAATAGTCAGGGACTAAGTGTAAAGTATGTTTTGTTCAGCTGTTCTAATCTGaataaagacagacaaacaaaagtcAGAACCTGCACTCTCGCTGCGTCACACGTCCTCTGTCTGTGTAACATGCATATGTGCTACTTGTGTGCAGATACAAACCTTTAAACGGTGTCTGACTGGTTGAAATCTCCCACATGAGGATTCCAAAGCTGAAAGACAACATTTTAAGCTTAGACAGGTTCTCTTACTGTTTAATGACCTGACAGTTGTTTTGCAGACATTTGGGTGTTTGATCATGGTTCATTGACAGGGAAGTCAACGCCTGTTTACAGGTAATATAATGTAGAAATCAGCTGGAGCAAAGACACTTCTGTTTAGAGTCAGTCATTATTTCTTTGTTGTGAATTTGCACAATATCAATGAAACTGAATACATTTGTTTGCTCATTTGTCTCCTACAGTGTGTTTTTACCTTTAGTAAGGTCTTAATGaataaaactttaataatgagttttaaataaatgtcatggTACCTGTACATCTCACATTCTTTGCTGTAGGCGTGGTTGATGCTTTGCAGAATCTCAGGACAAGAGTAGTTCAGCGATGTGCTCCTATTGGCCCTTGACAACTTTTTCAGTGAGGTTTCTGTTTGCGCCAGCTCAAAACCTCCtaactataaaaaaacaacaacaaacaccaaTATAATTTAATCATTTCAAATTATTAAACAGTCTGCAAacaatcccagcatgcactgggctCACTACCTTGACCCTGTAGCCTTCAGCCACCAGGAACTTGTTGCTGTCGATGCATCCATGAactttgcttttttcttctgtctggTGGAGTCTAAGAAAGTGGAAGAGGTGCATATAAAGTCATCTGCACCAGTCCACCTGATATATGAAGCAACACTAATTCGATACAAGTTTAAAGAACCCTGAAAGAAAATCAACGTATGTGTGGAAATCACCTTGCTCTGtctaattaaacacaaaaagaaacagactccacagactCACCGGTAAAGTCCTTGTGCTGCGTCCAGACACATGTGAGCTCTGATGGTCCAGGACAGTGTATCAGAATTCAGAACCTCTCGAAGGCTTCCCTTCTCACAGTACTCCATGATGATGAGGAACTGAGGGCTGGGTCCTATGTCACAATGTCAACTCACACAATTATTATGTTAAATGTGCTCCACAGTCACGTGGGCTTCACATGGAGGCCACTcaccgtcctcatcctccacacaGATGCCAAACATCCGCAGGATGTTGGGCGACTCGAACTTCTTCATAGTTTGCACTTCTTTATCAAAAACTTGCTTCACCTCCCTGTTTGAGTGAGAAATGAATGTGACTGTCATGGCATGTGCAAACAGCTGTCACTAAATCACAGCATTTCATTACAGAGCCTGGAGCAAAGCATTGGTTCTTAAAGTAATTGCTGTGATCTGGTGTTTTACAAACTGAATTGATTCtcaaagcaaattaaaacaatacgAACTGAAATCTAGCGGCGCTGGTGGCCACCAGGTCCGTGTATCTCTTAATGGCCACTGTGAATCCGCGATACTCTCCTTTGTAGACCTTTGAGGTTGGTGTTGTCATGAAGGGCTCTTTGGGAAGTTTGTACGTCAGCTCACTGGGTTTGATCAGCCTGATGTCCTCGGTGATCGTGGGCCTGTTCACTGTGGGAGCACAGAGTCAGTGGGAGAGAGGGTGACCCTTCACAGACCCACCTTCAGGACTACAGGCAGAACTGCAGTTCTCTCATTCATGGCTCCCAGGTCCATTAACCTTCTCACTACTAGTGTGTCTGTTTCTATTGCTGCTGCTTGTAACACACGTTTGTGTTTCCATGCACTCACACATCTGCACGATCTTCTCCACGTTGTTTTTGAGGCTTTCCAGTTTCTCCTCCTGGGCCTTCATGTACTCCAGCAGCACTGTGGACAAAGAAACTCTGCTGACGCCTCCGTGTTTCTGCTTCATGTCAGCTTTTATCCTAGAATATGGCGTCTATTCAAGTGATTATAAGTGATGTATTAAAATGTTCATCTGTCAAATTGGTCACATGTagtagaatttaaaaaaatcgtTCTTAGAACTAAATTCCCAGTtctgttactttgtttttagAAACTTTGTACTAAAACAACGTGGCTCAGTAACCTCACATGCTTTAAGAGCTTTCACTACATATGCGTCCCTCCAGCGCCCAAACAAGTCAAACCTATTTCAgtcctctcctccacagctaCATCTCTACAAAGTTTCAGGGCGGCTCCTCTCACATTTCTTCagctcttcctcgtcctccctcctgtcttcctccctgGAGCCCAGTTCAAACACCTTGCACAGCACGTCcccctgctgcacctgcagagccacagacaGCACCTGATAGGCGTCGTTGAGCCGCTCGTTGACGCTGTCAAACTCGTCTCCGTGGCTGCTGGACTTCAGGATGCGCTCCACCCACTTGGCTGAGGCGTATTTATCCATGAGCTTCTGGGCTGATATGAGGGTGAAGGACAGATCCCTCAGGGCCGTCGCCACCTCCCCACCGCTTTGTGGCTTCTCCCTCTTTTTGATGGACCTCACCAGAGACTCCAGGGCTTTGACTCGCTCAGAAACCCGGTGGCAGCGCTTCTTGTTGGCCTTCACGTTCTCGGCCACTTCGTAGATCTGCGTGGCGATGGACAGGATGGGTTCTATGAAGTCCATGATCAGCTGAGAGACAAGCAGAAAGTATCAGCATCTGCCAATTAGAAATCTTAAGGCTGCAGATTTCACTTATTACTTGTAAACCAAACGCAAATGACCTTGAAAAGCTATGGATCCAAGATTAATGCTACAAACGTTGCAGTAACATTAAATGTTGCTGGAAAAAACACACTGGACATTTCCTTTAGTTTCTGTTTATTCACTGGGTGAAGGCTGTGAGCTGTTGGCTCCATGGTTTCAAGTGTGCGGTTCATCAAATAACAAGGACAGGGACACTTGTTCCTTAAACCAGTTCCTCATGTTGACTGGAAAAACAGATGTCTCTAAGGCAGCGTCAGACTCAACAGATTGAAGCGTAGCAGataaagcgtgtgtgtttgtactgactGAAGCCACCAGAGACCCACATACTGAGCTGCTGCTACACAAATGACTCACTGCTCTGATTTAGCTGCTGAGTCTGCAGATGATGAACCAGCTCACAGAACCGACAGCGGGAGAAGACACAGAAAGGCGACAGCAGCAACGCTCAGCGACAAGACTGGGCTCAAAGAGTGAAGAATCAAATCAAAGGATCGATTACCGTTAAGTGGAAgttaagctgctgctgaagtggaTGTTCTGAGAAAGTGAAACTAACTTCAGGGGATttgaactcctcctcctcctcctgctgctcacagcttcctgttgctCTTCAGCAGTTCCCCTTCAGACCCAGACGTGCACCTTCCTGActcaccacagagcagcagagcacacaGACTTCATCCCACaagcagcagcaaggagacattaAATAGGACAAACAGTACAGCAGTATGGAAGAAcaataaatagtaaaaatagTAATATAACCAGTATAAAAAcaacgacagaacagcagcagaacaaacgAGTGGAATGTAATACACCGTGTaggtggtgcagggggtgg
The genomic region above belongs to Betta splendens chromosome 6, fBetSpl5.4, whole genome shotgun sequence and contains:
- the rfwd3 gene encoding E3 ubiquitin-protein ligase RFWD3, with the translated sequence MEAMEVDSPFDILGEGSRQPEVSPAAAGRGEDANAVHVISDSGSSTEVDEDEDDDNRRDGQGATRTPPRLPATWAFSQRAVVGGAATTQSTAREAPMRRRLRQGLRVHYPSQTAAPSRGFPDFLLRAPAASVAEPESGSTTEVSESDEEDEAVENRNDGGTHAAGLPVVPGPPASVSSHHLQPHEAGSTGSSSAASNERTEAQNQDSQPGPAVSASIQSSQNEEGEGDTCTICFEAWTTAGEHRLSALRCGHLFGFTCIQRWLKAQGPAAKCPQCNKKAKRSDIVMLYAPKLRALDNSEQEILKKSLEQEQSLRRKAELESAEYKLKLQVVTNKYGQVQQELQELRSLMAQTGRSSAAPSSSSSTSSSGSNPILLSLSQRADGSGTGQYSFFKAVLVSQAGGCRVLSYCETLSCLLASQPSPHSTLVPGCGVKKVSVATMKASQYVPIHSKQIRGLSFNRQNDSLLLSAALDNTIKLTSLLTNTVVQTYNTGKPVWSCCWCLDNHNYVYAGLSNGSVLVYDTRDTSTHVQELQPLRSRCPVASLCYVPRAASSSFPCGGLIAGSLEGGCFWEQVSETTYRPHVLPLEASGCTDIQVETESRHCLVTYRPGRSNPFLRCVLMALNRAPQQDSSQTPSCSCSPVQTFSAGSSCKLLTKNAVFRSPDGRGTLVCAGDEATNSTMVWDAGSGSFLQKLPADLPVLDISPFSLNGEHYLASLTEKMLKLYRWE
- the LOC114857529 gene encoding mixed lineage kinase domain-like protein, which gives rise to MDFIEPILSIATQIYEVAENVKANKKRCHRVSERVKALESLVRSIKKREKPQSGGEVATALRDLSFTLISAQKLMDKYASAKWVERILKSSSHGDEFDSVNERLNDAYQVLSVALQVQQGDVLCKVFELGSREEDRREDEEELKKLLLEYMKAQEEKLESLKNNVEKIVQMLNRPTITEDIRLIKPSELTYKLPKEPFMTTPTSKVYKGEYRGFTVAIKRYTDLVATSAARFQEVKQVFDKEVQTMKKFESPNILRMFGICVEDEDGPSPQFLIIMEYCEKGSLREVLNSDTLSWTIRAHMCLDAAQGLYRLHQTEEKSKVHGCIDSNKFLVAEGYRVKLGGFELAQTETSLKKLSRANRSTSLNYSCPEILQSINHAYSKECEMYSFGILMWEISTSQTPFKDCSRQQIYEKVYVEKFQEPLPDDCPASLRELIDACRAFDSFQRPSAGVLVDKLRSVVAQLEEQ